From Poecile atricapillus isolate bPoeAtr1 chromosome Z, bPoeAtr1.hap1, whole genome shotgun sequence, one genomic window encodes:
- the LOC131572643 gene encoding acrosin-like produces the protein MWHVVTGATRLTQLGPEVQVRQIKQVRVHEHYTPGEQMNDIALLKLDQPIVCSHYIQLGCVPNTTLKVSELKTCYIAGWGSTTARAQRPSDVLQEAKVHLIDAQLCNSSLWYTGAIHTQNLCAGYPVGGIDPCQADSGGPLVCKDNNAAFFWLVGVTSWGKGCERANQPGVYTSIQHFYDWILVQIDPQLDKRASRHSMTSINPSQKPRPTPTALDEFSSSPFSMQKLVEFFTQVHELLQVLRRKLAREAG, from the exons ATGTGGCACGTAGTGACTGGGGCCACCCGGTTGACTCAGCTGGGGCCTGAGGTGCAAGTGCGCCAGATTAAGCAGGTACGGGTTCATGAACACTATACTCCCGGTGAGCAGATGAATGACATCGCTTTGCTGAAATTGGACCAGCCCATCGTATGCAGCCACTACATACAGCTGGGCTGTGTGCCCAACACCACACTGAAAGTGTCCGAACTGAAAACCTGTTACATTGCTGGCTGGGGTTCTACCACTGCAAGAG CTCAAAGGCCAAGCGATGTCCTGCAGGAGGCCAAGGTCCACCTCATTGATGCCCAGCTCTGTAACAGCAGCCTCTGGTATACAGGGGCCATCCACACTCAAAACCTCTGTGCTGGTTACCCAGTGGGTGGCATTGACCCCTGCCAG GCTGACAGTGGTGGTCCTTTGGTGTGCAAAGATAACAATGCTGCCTTCTTCTGGCTTGTTGGTGTGACCAGCTGGGGAAAAGGCTGTGAGAGAGCAAACCAGCCTGGAGTCTACACCTCCATTCAGCACTTCTATGACTGGATCCTGGTCCAGATAGACCCACAGCTAGACAAAAGGGCATCAAGACATTCTATGACTTCCATAAACCCCTCTCAGAAGCCAAGACCAACACCAACAGCATTGGATGAGTTTAGCTCCTCCCCATTTTCAATGCAGAAACTGGTGGAATTTTTTACTCAGGTGCATGAGCTCCTTCAGGTCCTAAGGAGAAAACTGGCAAGAGAAGCAGGATGA